In the Chryseobacterium sp. MYb264 genome, one interval contains:
- a CDS encoding NAD(P)-dependent oxidoreductase, with the protein MNKIKTMSTEKIGFIGLGNMGHPMAKNLEKAGFSLSVYNRTIEKAEEFKEKSTVFENVSELVKNNDIIFTMLTNDAAVKAVYEEVLALDITGKLFIDMSTISPEKSNEISSAIKIKEGSFIDAPVAGSTKPAADGTLIIMVGGEEKDVQRAEPFLQKLGKNIKHLGENGKGIAAKLSVNYFISTLYQGLAETILFSDKLGIERQDMLEIINESASGSGATKVKTPLLVENNYEPAFALDLMLKDILLAKDAGADYPLSQTLIETYQSAHNEGFGKDDVIGIINYLKK; encoded by the coding sequence ATGAACAAAATAAAAACAATGAGTACAGAAAAAATAGGATTCATCGGTCTCGGAAATATGGGACATCCGATGGCAAAAAATTTAGAAAAAGCCGGATTTTCATTATCCGTTTACAATAGAACAATTGAAAAAGCTGAAGAATTTAAAGAAAAGTCAACAGTCTTTGAGAATGTTTCGGAGCTGGTAAAAAACAATGATATCATTTTCACGATGCTTACAAACGATGCAGCCGTAAAAGCAGTGTATGAAGAGGTTCTAGCCTTGGATATCACCGGAAAACTATTCATCGACATGAGTACGATTTCCCCCGAAAAAAGTAACGAAATTTCGTCGGCAATAAAAATAAAAGAAGGTTCATTCATTGATGCACCAGTTGCTGGAAGCACAAAGCCTGCAGCAGATGGAACGTTAATTATTATGGTTGGTGGCGAAGAAAAAGATGTTCAGCGCGCCGAACCGTTCCTTCAGAAACTGGGAAAAAACATTAAACATTTAGGTGAAAACGGAAAAGGAATTGCCGCCAAACTATCGGTTAATTATTTCATTTCAACTCTTTATCAGGGTTTGGCGGAAACCATTCTGTTTTCAGACAAACTAGGCATTGAGCGTCAGGATATGCTTGAAATCATCAATGAAAGTGCCAGCGGAAGCGGTGCCACGAAGGTAAAAACCCCTTTGTTAGTGGAAAATAATTACGAACCCGCTTTTGCCCTAGATCTGATGCTGAAAGATATCTTACTGGCTAAAGATGCAGGTGCAGATTATCCTTTGTCTCAAACTTTAATTGAAACGTATCAGTCCGCTCATAACGAGGGATTTGGAAAAGACGACGTGATCGGAATTATTAATTATCTAAAAAAATAA
- a CDS encoding putative quinol monooxygenase, which yields MLHVIAKSIAKKDKIEETKNALEALIEPTRKENGCIQYDLLQDHSNPALFFFTEIWESNAHLDAHLATDHFINWKGKSDDLLDSPMEVSLLKKV from the coding sequence ATGCTACACGTAATCGCGAAAAGTATTGCTAAAAAAGATAAAATTGAAGAAACAAAAAATGCTTTGGAAGCTTTAATTGAACCAACCCGTAAGGAAAATGGGTGCATCCAGTATGATCTTTTGCAGGATCATTCCAATCCGGCATTATTCTTTTTCACGGAAATCTGGGAAAGCAATGCGCATTTAGATGCTCATCTTGCCACAGATCATTTCATCAACTGGAAAGGAAAATCTGATGATTTACTTGATAGCCCTATGGAAGTCTCTTTATTGAAAAAAGTATAA
- a CDS encoding aldo/keto reductase has translation MEYRFLGKSGLKVPVLSFGTATFGGEGDFFKAWGNTQVEEAKKLVNICLEAGVNLFDTADIYSDGKSEEVLGKAIEGISRDQLLLSTKSTFTFGDGANNQGSSRLHILKQVEGSLKRLGTDYIDIYHMHGFDGNTPVDETLKVLDELVTSGKVRYIAASNFSGWNLMKSIGISEKYGWSKYIAHQVYYSLANREYEWELMPLGLDQNVGAIVWSPLSSGRLSGKYGRNKPIPQEGRIAQGGSPVPEAVVQEEIFYNTIDALEEVAAEVGKNVAQVALNWLLQRPTVSSIIIGARNEEQLKQNLESVGWNLTREQVEKLDKASEVPPIYPYWHQWQNKSLNPTPDFYSHLK, from the coding sequence ATGGAATATAGATTTTTAGGAAAATCAGGATTAAAAGTTCCTGTATTAAGCTTTGGAACTGCCACATTCGGCGGGGAAGGCGATTTCTTTAAAGCTTGGGGAAATACTCAGGTGGAAGAAGCTAAGAAGCTCGTGAATATCTGCCTGGAAGCAGGCGTCAATCTGTTTGATACTGCCGATATTTATTCAGATGGCAAATCGGAGGAAGTCTTAGGAAAGGCTATTGAAGGAATTTCCCGCGATCAGCTGCTTTTATCGACTAAATCAACGTTTACTTTTGGTGACGGCGCCAACAATCAGGGTTCTTCCCGGCTTCATATCTTAAAGCAGGTAGAAGGAAGTTTAAAACGTCTGGGTACCGATTATATCGATATTTATCATATGCACGGCTTCGATGGCAACACGCCTGTTGATGAAACCTTGAAAGTTTTGGACGAACTCGTTACCAGCGGGAAAGTACGCTATATTGCCGCATCCAATTTTTCAGGCTGGAATTTAATGAAATCGATCGGGATTTCAGAAAAATATGGCTGGAGCAAATACATTGCGCATCAAGTTTATTATTCCTTAGCCAACCGCGAGTATGAATGGGAACTGATGCCTTTAGGATTAGATCAAAACGTTGGAGCTATCGTGTGGTCTCCCCTTTCTTCAGGGCGTTTGAGCGGTAAATACGGCAGGAATAAACCAATTCCTCAGGAAGGCAGAATCGCGCAAGGCGGCAGCCCTGTTCCTGAAGCCGTGGTTCAGGAAGAGATTTTCTACAACACCATCGATGCATTGGAAGAAGTGGCAGCCGAAGTCGGTAAAAATGTTGCTCAGGTGGCTTTGAACTGGCTGTTGCAGCGTCCTACCGTTTCCAGTATCATTATCGGAGCGAGAAATGAGGAGCAGTTAAAGCAAAATCTGGAATCAGTAGGCTGGAATCTTACGCGAGAGCAGGTTGAAAAACTGGATAAAGCCAGTGAAGTCCCTCCTATTTATCCGTATTGGCATCAGTGGCAGAATAAAAGTCTGAATCCGACACCGGATTTTTACAGTCATCTGAAATAA
- a CDS encoding aldo/keto reductase: protein MEYRKLGNSELKVSAITFGAWAAGGWMWGSTDRNEAIEAIKASYDVGVTSIDTAPIYGQGTSEEIVGEGIKGISRDKVQILTKFGMRWDLAKGDFAMHSKDNSGNAIDVYKFAGKDSIIYECEQSLKRLGTDYIDLYQIHWPDSTTPIDETFEAVSRLIEQGKVRHAGVCNYNAQQMAEAEKTLNLVSNQIPFSMVNRGIEEETVPYCIENGKSILAYSPLERGLLTGKIHSGYQFQEGDHRAGHKHFQPEFIEKTNQLLDKIKPIAEEHNASLGQLVIRWTIERAGITIALAGARNAEQAVQNAKAIDIDLSKEELTAINELVNQFK from the coding sequence ATGGAATACAGAAAATTAGGAAATAGCGAATTAAAAGTTTCTGCGATCACTTTTGGAGCCTGGGCTGCCGGAGGATGGATGTGGGGAAGCACAGACCGAAATGAGGCCATCGAGGCCATCAAAGCATCTTATGATGTCGGCGTAACTTCTATCGATACCGCTCCTATTTATGGACAGGGAACCAGTGAAGAGATCGTTGGAGAAGGCATTAAAGGGATTTCCCGTGATAAAGTTCAGATCTTAACAAAGTTTGGAATGCGTTGGGATCTGGCAAAAGGAGATTTTGCCATGCACAGCAAAGACAACAGCGGAAATGCGATCGATGTCTATAAATTTGCAGGAAAAGACAGCATTATCTACGAATGCGAACAGAGTCTGAAGAGACTGGGAACAGATTATATCGATTTATACCAGATTCACTGGCCGGATTCCACAACGCCTATTGATGAAACTTTTGAAGCGGTTTCAAGATTAATTGAGCAGGGGAAAGTCCGTCATGCAGGGGTTTGTAATTATAATGCCCAGCAAATGGCCGAAGCTGAAAAAACGCTGAATTTGGTATCCAATCAGATTCCGTTCAGTATGGTCAATCGCGGAATTGAAGAGGAAACCGTACCTTATTGTATTGAAAACGGAAAATCTATTTTAGCCTACAGTCCGTTGGAAAGAGGTTTGCTTACAGGTAAAATTCATAGCGGCTACCAATTTCAGGAAGGTGATCACAGAGCCGGACACAAGCATTTCCAACCGGAATTCATTGAAAAAACCAATCAGCTTTTAGATAAAATTAAACCTATTGCTGAAGAACATAACGCGAGTTTAGGACAATTGGTTATTCGTTGGACGATCGAAAGAGCAGGAATTACCATCGCTTTAGCAGGAGCAAGAAATGCAGAACAGGCCGTTCAGAATGCGAAAGCCATTGATATCGATTTAAGCAAAGAGGAATTAACGGCAATTAATGAGTTGGTCAATCAGTTTAAATAA
- a CDS encoding DUF3861 domain-containing protein, with amino-acid sequence MEKRNNTYQLTLKELTLKDGSEGDKIVEFDFDNHDNLFQIFELINSKKIFEDEQTAQEFALGLKLFTEVMLKNKQHPLFEELRPAIMEFMKKLKSQ; translated from the coding sequence ATGGAAAAAAGAAACAATACTTACCAGCTTACACTTAAAGAGTTAACCCTAAAAGATGGGTCTGAAGGTGATAAAATAGTAGAATTTGATTTCGACAATCATGATAATCTCTTCCAGATCTTCGAGCTCATCAACTCGAAAAAGATATTTGAAGACGAGCAAACAGCACAGGAATTTGCTTTAGGTTTAAAACTGTTCACCGAAGTGATGCTGAAGAATAAGCAGCATCCTTTGTTTGAGGAGCTTCGTCCGGCCATTATGGAATTCATGAAAAAGCTTAAAAGTCAGTAA